The Chitinophagales bacterium genome has a window encoding:
- a CDS encoding T9SS type A sorting domain-containing protein, with product MKSPFSYSILLLVILLFYAPKTHANSAGGELIYVHISDSTYQFFFKYYRDCSGSSEPDSLPLCFYNSCTNTTFSVNMNKWMGTLPPGLGPIIAPPCTSIKTNCDSIGSPVSAYRVWWYSAIATLPLRCNSWRIFTYGPARNNINNFQNPTTSSLYVEVTFDNTISHANSSPYYAITPMYAVPQNQNYSYNNGALDADGDSLWTDVILPRTGVSTCNDTAVNMVFSTASPSYTTVNNPFQTTNTFNLNGANGLIFFTSTAIGKSNVVFRTREFRNGVQIGSVMREMQVQTVSNIPAPPTYSTGSSCSVSTFYYKGNYYIPGCVGSQMSFCFDVISNDTNSRIFLSDNLISSIPGASLYYSNQGTDSVHAVFSWVPSIYDIGQRASLVLITDSICNGTGVVFQYARQLDYYVWGRTKAGNDTTICPGNPATLSVSGGDNYHWTVLSGSQNSLSNPNVPYPIATPTTTTTYVVTSTINPYCTTLNKDTVTINMRPPSPGAAAVTNTFSCGLTNPGLNYIYKCVGDTISFCMNSRSANTSAWLYHSDNLPTSAPSATISYTNQGTDSAIATFSWVPGINDGGLHTILINTTDSACVPNNTQRTKVQPVYLYIWPPTQTIEDTFICPGQSIQLPVWGGNSFSWNILPGGTPNSLSNVNSSQPIATPTVTTTYAVMSNSTTCNNNNTDTVTIIIPANISTPGPATITVMPDSTITPNTSVTFTATSTGCNNPQYTWVVDGNVANVPDQNTFTTSNMTHGQQVWCYISCKDSCATPSYTNSNRITMKVYTTDISDVTTNNNINLYPNPNNGDFNIKSVYTVHSVVLANIYGQVLYTKREIEEKEFSIHTACKTPGIYILKMETDNGIQTTRFTIK from the coding sequence ATGAAAAGCCCCTTTAGCTACAGCATACTATTGCTGGTAATATTACTATTCTATGCACCGAAAACCCATGCGAACTCTGCTGGTGGTGAACTTATATATGTGCATATTTCAGATTCTACTTACCAGTTCTTCTTCAAATACTACAGGGATTGCAGCGGTAGCTCAGAACCTGACTCCTTGCCATTGTGTTTTTACAACTCATGCACCAATACTACATTTTCTGTAAACATGAACAAATGGATGGGTACCTTGCCACCTGGCTTAGGCCCTATCATTGCCCCGCCATGCACCTCAATAAAAACAAACTGCGATAGTATAGGTTCTCCGGTATCAGCATATCGTGTATGGTGGTACAGCGCGATAGCCACATTACCACTGCGATGTAACTCTTGGAGGATATTTACCTATGGTCCGGCACGAAATAATATTAACAACTTCCAGAATCCGACCACTTCTTCATTATATGTAGAGGTTACATTTGATAATACAATATCCCATGCAAACAGTTCTCCTTACTATGCTATTACACCCATGTATGCCGTACCACAAAACCAGAATTATTCATACAACAATGGAGCACTGGATGCTGACGGGGATTCTTTATGGACAGATGTTATACTGCCGAGAACAGGAGTAAGTACATGCAATGATACTGCTGTAAATATGGTATTCAGTACTGCTTCTCCGTCTTATACAACCGTAAACAATCCATTTCAGACGACTAATACATTTAACCTGAACGGTGCTAATGGTCTAATTTTTTTCACTTCTACTGCCATAGGAAAGAGTAATGTTGTATTCAGAACCCGTGAATTCAGGAATGGTGTTCAGATCGGTTCTGTTATGAGAGAGATGCAAGTGCAAACAGTATCCAATATCCCTGCACCACCAACCTATTCGACTGGTTCTTCTTGTAGCGTTTCAACATTTTATTATAAGGGCAACTATTATATTCCCGGTTGTGTCGGCTCCCAAATGTCATTTTGTTTCGATGTAATTTCAAATGATACTAATTCTCGTATTTTTTTATCCGATAACCTGATTTCTTCAATTCCCGGAGCATCATTGTACTATTCTAATCAAGGCACAGATTCTGTACATGCAGTATTTTCATGGGTACCCTCAATCTATGACATAGGACAACGGGCATCTCTTGTACTTATTACAGACTCGATCTGCAATGGCACAGGAGTAGTATTTCAGTATGCACGGCAATTGGATTATTATGTATGGGGACGCACAAAGGCTGGTAATGACACGACAATATGCCCGGGTAACCCTGCAACATTATCAGTATCCGGCGGCGATAATTATCATTGGACGGTGCTGTCCGGTAGCCAGAACAGTTTGTCCAACCCAAATGTTCCCTACCCAATAGCTACACCTACCACCACTACTACCTATGTAGTTACCTCGACTATCAATCCTTATTGCACTACACTTAATAAGGATACTGTAACCATAAACATGCGCCCACCATCACCCGGGGCTGCCGCCGTAACCAACACATTTAGTTGCGGTCTTACTAATCCGGGGCTAAATTATATATATAAATGTGTCGGAGATACTATTTCGTTCTGTATGAACTCCAGGTCTGCCAATACATCTGCATGGCTCTACCATTCAGACAACCTGCCCACATCTGCACCTAGCGCTACAATCAGCTATACCAACCAGGGTACAGATTCTGCCATTGCAACATTCTCATGGGTGCCAGGCATCAACGATGGGGGTTTACATACCATTCTTATCAATACAACCGACTCTGCTTGTGTGCCCAATAATACACAGCGAACTAAAGTACAACCTGTTTACCTCTACATCTGGCCACCAACGCAAACCATAGAAGATACCTTCATCTGCCCTGGACAGAGCATACAGTTGCCTGTATGGGGTGGCAACAGCTTTTCGTGGAACATACTACCCGGTGGCACACCGAACAGTTTGTCAAACGTCAACAGTTCTCAGCCAATAGCCACGCCAACCGTCACTACAACCTATGCAGTAATGTCGAACAGCACCACCTGCAACAACAATAACACAGATACTGTTACCATCATCATCCCTGCAAACATTTCTACCCCTGGCCCTGCTACTATAACAGTAATGCCGGACAGCACAATTACCCCTAATACATCTGTCACGTTTACTGCAACGTCTACGGGCTGTAACAACCCGCAATATACATGGGTTGTTGACGGCAATGTAGCCAATGTCCCTGATCAGAATACGTTTACTACCAGCAACATGACCCATGGTCAACAGGTATGGTGCTATATCAGTTGTAAAGACTCATGCGCTACACCATCATATACCAACAGCAACAGGATAACCATGAAAGTATATACGACTGATATCAGCGATGTGACTACAAACAACAACATTAACCTCTACCCCAACCCCAACAATGGAGACTTTAACATTAAGTCAGTCTATACAGTACACTCAGTTGTACTGGCAAATATTTACGGGCAGGTCCTTTATACCAAAAGGGAAATTGAAGAAAAAGAATTCAGCATACATACCGCGTGCAAAACACCGGGAATCTATATCTTAAAAATGGAAACAGACAATGGCATTCAAACTACACGATTTACCATCAAATGA